The Mesotoga sp. BH458_6_3_2_1 genome has a window encoding:
- a CDS encoding GatB/YqeY domain-containing protein has protein sequence MTLYEQIQQEMKEAMKSRDSLKTNTLRSVIASVKNYLVSSEEARAREVNDELLIDLIAKEAKKREESIEAYKKVGRDDLVSSESKELEILSKYLPEELSADEIRAIALQTIDDLKANNPSDLGKVMRELMARVKGRADGKLVNKIVRELLESR, from the coding sequence ATGACGCTTTATGAGCAGATTCAACAGGAAATGAAGGAAGCGATGAAGTCCCGAGATTCTCTTAAAACGAATACTTTGAGGAGTGTAATCGCTTCCGTAAAAAACTACCTTGTATCTTCAGAAGAGGCCAGAGCTCGAGAGGTCAACGATGAGCTTTTGATAGATCTTATTGCGAAGGAAGCAAAGAAACGAGAAGAATCAATTGAAGCCTACAAGAAGGTAGGGAGAGATGATCTGGTTTCCAGCGAATCCAAAGAGCTTGAGATACTGAGTAAGTACCTCCCAGAAGAACTATCGGCGGATGAAATAAGGGCGATCGCCTTGCAGACGATTGACGATTTGAAGGCCAACAATCCTTCAGATCTAGGGAAAGTCATGAGAGAGCTGATGGCAAGAGTAAAGGGAAGAGCAGATGGAAAACTTGTCAACAAAATTGTCAGGGAGCTTCTTGAGAGTAGATGA
- a CDS encoding dihydrofolate reductase family protein: MRELKVIAVFASTVNGKISLSKEDKTEWTSKEDKSYFKSLTSRVGVVIMGRKTYDAIGKALPGRLNIVLTRTPYNFEGSDNLFFTSSTPEEILEELEKKGYEEVCLIGGADTFDQFADKGLVNELHITFEPTIRKGIKGLGENLESEVQLKYREFRELGQASLLIYDVIPMERATGLEPATLSLGS; this comes from the coding sequence GTGCGAGAGCTGAAGGTAATAGCTGTGTTTGCAAGTACGGTCAACGGTAAAATATCGCTCTCTAAAGAAGACAAAACTGAGTGGACATCAAAAGAAGACAAGAGTTACTTCAAATCCCTTACTTCAAGGGTCGGAGTAGTCATTATGGGCAGAAAAACTTACGATGCTATTGGAAAGGCGCTTCCCGGAAGGCTCAATATCGTTCTGACGAGAACTCCATACAATTTCGAAGGCTCCGACAATCTGTTTTTTACGTCATCGACTCCGGAAGAAATCCTCGAAGAACTTGAAAAAAAAGGTTATGAGGAAGTCTGTCTCATTGGAGGAGCAGATACATTCGACCAGTTTGCAGATAAAGGGTTGGTGAATGAACTCCATATTACCTTCGAACCAACTATCAGAAAGGGAATCAAAGGTCTGGGAGAAAACCTGGAGAGCGAAGTGCAACTGAAGTATAGGGAGTTTCGAGAACTGGGTCAAGCGAGTCTGCTGATCTACGACGTCATACCAATGGAGCGGGCGACGGGACTCGAACCCGCGACCCTCAGCTTGGGAAGCTGA
- a CDS encoding GlmL-related ornithine degradation protein has product MRVEFLTAEIGSTTTVLSAFSCDASGKMKFVGQGESYTTIDENDVTVGIEKAMKALKKNLGTERLEWDVLVASSSAAGGLRMTVHGLVYDMTVKAAREAALGAGGVIKLVTAGKLAHRDLKRIEEATPKLILLAGGVDYGERETVIHNAEILKNADPEIPIVYAGNVVAADEVCEIVSVNGRDVHVVENVYPRIDELNVEPTRKIIRDVFSKNIVKGPGMEKIYSLVDKPVIPTPAAVMLAAEIFSDTKGDVLAVDIGGATTDVDSVTDGDPEIESILVSPEPRAKRTVEGDLGIYVNARHVIEHIGRSELEREFPDLESIVENLTPYPKNSLDEAFSVRLAKYCFESSIRRHAGSIKQFYGPTGRIEVAHGKDLTAVRSIVGTGGILSRSKFCSKIMEGIRTLSEKHEKELLPKAIVKLYRDKHYIFGAIGLISTVDFSSAKDLLENSFEELRNF; this is encoded by the coding sequence ATGAGAGTTGAGTTCCTGACCGCAGAAATCGGGAGCACCACTACGGTGCTCTCTGCTTTTTCATGTGATGCATCGGGAAAAATGAAATTCGTTGGGCAGGGTGAATCTTACACAACCATAGATGAAAATGATGTCACTGTCGGTATAGAAAAGGCTATGAAAGCATTGAAAAAAAACCTTGGAACTGAGAGGCTCGAATGGGATGTCTTGGTTGCATCGTCTAGTGCTGCTGGGGGACTGAGAATGACGGTGCACGGTCTCGTTTACGATATGACTGTCAAAGCTGCAAGGGAAGCGGCTCTTGGGGCTGGTGGGGTTATTAAGTTAGTTACTGCCGGCAAGTTGGCCCACAGAGACTTGAAAAGAATCGAGGAAGCCACTCCAAAGTTAATACTTCTTGCTGGTGGAGTTGATTATGGCGAAAGGGAGACGGTTATTCATAATGCAGAGATCCTCAAGAATGCAGATCCCGAGATTCCTATAGTCTATGCGGGCAATGTTGTCGCAGCGGACGAAGTCTGTGAAATTGTCTCGGTCAATGGAAGAGATGTTCACGTAGTGGAAAATGTGTATCCAAGAATCGATGAGCTCAATGTCGAACCTACCAGGAAGATTATCAGGGACGTCTTTTCGAAAAACATAGTGAAGGGTCCCGGAATGGAGAAGATTTATTCGTTAGTTGACAAGCCCGTTATCCCGACACCGGCCGCAGTTATGCTTGCGGCTGAAATTTTTTCTGATACTAAAGGTGATGTGCTCGCAGTAGATATCGGGGGTGCAACTACGGACGTTGATTCAGTTACTGATGGAGATCCCGAGATCGAGTCTATACTGGTATCACCGGAACCAAGAGCAAAGAGGACCGTCGAAGGAGATCTCGGAATCTACGTGAATGCCCGTCACGTTATCGAGCACATTGGGAGAAGTGAGTTGGAAAGAGAATTCCCCGATCTGGAAAGCATCGTTGAAAATCTTACGCCTTACCCAAAGAATTCACTCGACGAAGCCTTCTCTGTAAGACTTGCCAAATACTGTTTCGAGTCTTCGATAAGAAGACATGCGGGAAGCATCAAACAGTTTTATGGGCCCACCGGAAGAATAGAAGTTGCTCATGGAAAGGATCTTACGGCTGTCAGATCGATAGTTGGTACTGGTGGAATCTTAAGCAGATCGAAATTTTGCTCTAAAATCATGGAAGGTATTAGAACTCTTTCCGAGAAACATGAAAAGGAATTGCTGCCAAAAGCTATTGTAAAGCTTTACAGAGATAAGCACTACATTTTTGGTGCTATTGGTCTAATATCGACCGTCGACTTCTCCTCTGCAAAGGATCTTCTGGAGAACTCTTTTGAAGAGCTTAGAAATTTCTGA